The Radiobacillus deserti genomic interval AATCATACGTGGGATAAAAAAGAAATCTTTGAATTTATAGATGATGCGGATTATATGATTCGTCCAGCAAACTTCCCTGAAGGAACTCCTGGTAAGGGGTTATTGTTTTTTAAATACAACCAAACAGAGATAGCAATTATCAATCTACAAGGTCGTACTTTTTTACCACCAATTGACGATCCCTTTACGAAAGCCGATCAATTAATTGAGGAAGCGAAAAAACGGACGAATTTAATTTTTGTCGATTTTCACGCCGAAGCAACCAGTGAGAAACAAGCGTTAGCTTGGTATTTAGATGGACGAGTGACTGCAGTTGTTGGTACACACACTCATACCCAAACTGCGGATGAGCGGATACTGCCTAAAGGTACCGCCTACATTACAGATGTTGGAATGACTGGTTCCTATGACGGGATTCTAGGTACAAGTAAAGATCCTGTGATTAAGAAGTTCCTAACAAGCTTGCCCGTTCGTTTTGAAGTAGAAAAGCAAGGTCGCAATCAGTTAAACGCA includes:
- a CDS encoding TIGR00282 family metallophosphoesterase, whose amino-acid sequence is MRLLFIGDVVGSPGRNMVQEYLPKLKQKFQPQLTILNGENAASGKGITEDIYKRFLEWGAQAITMGNHTWDKKEIFEFIDDADYMIRPANFPEGTPGKGLLFFKYNQTEIAIINLQGRTFLPPIDDPFTKADQLIEEAKKRTNLIFVDFHAEATSEKQALAWYLDGRVTAVVGTHTHTQTADERILPKGTAYITDVGMTGSYDGILGTSKDPVIKKFLTSLPVRFEVEKQGRNQLNAVIIDLDPNSATSKKIQRILINDDHPFFG